A stretch of Aureispira sp. CCB-E DNA encodes these proteins:
- a CDS encoding CTP synthase — MAKYIFVTGGVSSSLGKGIIAASTAKLLQARGFSVTIQKFDPYINVDPGTLNPYEHGECFVTDDGAETDLDLGHYERFLNIPTSQANNVTTGRIYQTVINKEREGAYLGKTVQIIPHITDEIKRRMQLISNTGEYDIVITEIGGTVGDIESLPYVEAIRQLRWELGADNCLVIHLTLIPYLNAAGELKTKPTQHSVKELLSAGVQPDILVCRTEHPLSSNIRRKLSLFCNLSPNAVIEARDADSIYDVPILMLKEKLDITVISMLRLADRREPDLRKWKAFLGHMKNPVSEIRVGLIGKYIELQDAYKSILEAFVHAGVANECKVHVVPIASEEITGNNVEKKFKELNGILVAPGFGERGIEGKIHAIRYARENNLPFFGICLGMQCAVVEFARNVLDLKDASSTEMNEQTKHPVIGLMEAQKGINQKGGTMRLGAYACHLEKDSRVRSIYGRKAIQERHRHRYEFNNDYLEKIKEAGLIPTGINPDSNLVEVVEIPDHKWFVGVQFHPEYKSTVEKPHPLFVDFIAACGK, encoded by the coding sequence AAAAGGAATTATTGCTGCATCTACGGCTAAATTACTGCAAGCACGTGGATTTTCTGTCACCATCCAAAAATTTGATCCTTACATCAATGTCGATCCAGGAACGTTAAATCCTTACGAACATGGAGAATGTTTTGTCACGGACGATGGCGCTGAAACCGATTTGGATTTAGGACATTACGAGCGTTTTTTAAATATACCAACTTCTCAAGCGAATAATGTAACAACAGGTAGAATTTATCAAACTGTTATTAATAAAGAGCGTGAAGGGGCTTATCTAGGAAAAACAGTTCAAATCATTCCGCATATCACAGACGAAATTAAGCGCAGAATGCAATTGATTTCAAATACAGGAGAATACGATATTGTTATTACTGAGATAGGTGGAACCGTTGGAGACATCGAGTCACTACCTTATGTAGAAGCGATTCGTCAGTTGCGTTGGGAATTAGGTGCTGATAATTGTTTGGTCATTCATTTGACGTTGATTCCTTATTTGAATGCAGCAGGAGAGTTAAAAACAAAGCCTACACAGCATTCTGTTAAGGAGTTGTTGAGTGCAGGGGTACAACCTGATATTTTGGTTTGTCGTACAGAACATCCTTTATCTTCTAATATTCGTAGAAAATTATCCTTGTTTTGCAACTTGTCACCCAATGCTGTTATTGAAGCACGAGATGCGGACAGTATTTACGATGTGCCGATTTTGATGTTGAAAGAAAAGTTAGATATCACGGTTATTTCTATGCTTCGTCTAGCAGATCGAAGAGAACCCGATTTGAGAAAGTGGAAAGCTTTCTTGGGGCATATGAAAAACCCTGTTAGCGAAATTCGTGTGGGATTGATTGGAAAATACATTGAGCTTCAAGATGCTTATAAATCCATCCTAGAGGCTTTTGTTCATGCTGGGGTTGCCAATGAGTGCAAGGTGCATGTGGTGCCAATTGCTTCGGAAGAAATTACAGGAAATAATGTTGAAAAGAAATTTAAGGAATTGAATGGAATCCTAGTAGCACCTGGTTTTGGAGAACGTGGCATTGAAGGAAAAATACACGCTATTCGTTATGCTAGAGAAAACAACCTCCCATTTTTTGGAATTTGTCTAGGAATGCAATGTGCCGTTGTCGAATTTGCTAGAAATGTGTTGGATTTAAAAGATGCCTCTTCAACAGAAATGAACGAGCAGACCAAACATCCGGTCATTGGACTTATGGAAGCTCAAAAAGGCATCAATCAAAAAGGAGGGACAATGCGTTTGGGAGCCTATGCTTGCCATTTGGAAAAAGATTCACGAGTACGTAGTATCTATGGTCGCAAGGCAATTCAAGAACGCCATCGTCATCGTTATGAGTTTAACAACGACTATTTAGAAAAAATAAAAGAAGCTGGGCTAATTCCAACAGGAATCAATCCAGACTCCAATTTGGTAGAGGTGGTTGAAATCCCTGATCACAAATGGTTTGTAGGGGTACAATTTCATCCTGAATATAAAAGTACAGTAGAAAAACCACATCCTTTGTTTGTAGACTTTATTGCTGCTTGTGGGAAATAA
- a CDS encoding NAD(P)-dependent oxidoreductase — protein sequence MESIHQFINEQKGYFDKGQYPFLQKQLKRVAKNLPYKGLRILHNIPFTRETIVKLETLYVGGADLVVTSPSFMEVDRELVHQFVQAGGDWVPIEKIRHQSFDITMDCAAELLDKTSPSIGGVEITGTGTNKYKAAEIDYPVISVDQSKIKHLEGVLGTGEAFVRAFLELTQENIKGKKMMVFGYGKVGRGIAHHLKNYTQDITVVEQKQEHIAQAFHAGFKVLSADDQKNVEASASQMFAIVTATGIKNVISDRYNPKAFKAKYLANMGGEDEFGYGFEKKGVMCEKRPINFFVDQPTLMRYLDPVFYAHNLGVDLLRFARLDNGVHPFPSFLAEEIVAEWESIFNEKEYI from the coding sequence ATGGAATCAATACATCAGTTTATCAACGAGCAAAAAGGGTATTTTGACAAAGGACAGTATCCCTTCCTTCAAAAGCAGCTCAAAAGAGTTGCCAAAAATTTGCCTTATAAAGGCCTGCGCATTTTACACAATATTCCTTTTACCAGAGAGACGATTGTAAAACTTGAAACGCTATATGTGGGAGGGGCTGATCTTGTTGTAACCTCTCCTAGTTTTATGGAGGTAGATAGAGAGCTTGTCCATCAATTTGTACAAGCTGGAGGAGATTGGGTGCCTATTGAAAAAATAAGACATCAGTCATTTGATATTACAATGGATTGTGCGGCCGAATTATTGGATAAAACCAGCCCTAGTATTGGAGGGGTAGAAATCACAGGAACAGGAACGAATAAATACAAAGCAGCTGAAATTGATTATCCTGTCATTTCTGTAGACCAAAGTAAAATCAAGCACTTAGAAGGCGTTTTAGGAACTGGAGAGGCTTTTGTTCGAGCCTTTTTGGAGCTGACACAAGAGAACATTAAGGGGAAAAAGATGATGGTTTTTGGTTATGGAAAAGTTGGTAGAGGAATTGCCCACCATTTGAAAAATTATACTCAAGATATTACGGTTGTAGAACAAAAACAGGAGCATATAGCGCAAGCTTTTCATGCTGGATTTAAGGTATTGTCTGCGGACGATCAAAAAAATGTAGAAGCATCAGCTTCACAAATGTTTGCTATTGTCACAGCAACAGGGATTAAAAACGTCATATCAGATAGGTATAATCCTAAAGCATTCAAAGCTAAATACTTGGCAAACATGGGTGGTGAAGATGAGTTTGGTTATGGTTTTGAAAAAAAAGGTGTTATGTGTGAAAAGCGCCCTATCAACTTCTTTGTCGATCAGCCAACTTTGATGAGGTATTTAGACCCTGTGTTTTATGCACATAATCTAGGAGTAGATTTATTAAGATTTGCTCGTTTAGACAATGGAGTTCATCCATTTCCTAGTTTTTTGGCAGAAGAAATTGTGGCTGAATGGGAATCTATTTTTAATGAAAAAGAATACATTTAA
- a CDS encoding DUF3293 domain-containing protein, whose translation MNTFLEQAYLSTTYEVYNQEEIYQLRIKKENELFLSFCEREGIKTWAIITAYNPYSKECSLEMNQANNEQLKQTLIDTKCIFFEANGVPDNSSWEAEKSYFVCNLSLESGKEIGRQYQQNAIVYGGENRAPQLVWLV comes from the coding sequence ATGAACACATTTCTTGAACAAGCATATTTAAGTACCACTTACGAAGTTTATAACCAAGAAGAGATATACCAACTTAGGATAAAAAAAGAGAATGAGCTCTTCCTATCGTTTTGTGAAAGAGAAGGTATAAAGACTTGGGCAATTATCACTGCCTATAATCCTTATTCTAAAGAGTGCTCTTTGGAAATGAATCAAGCAAATAATGAACAATTAAAGCAGACTTTAATAGATACAAAGTGTATCTTCTTTGAGGCGAATGGTGTACCTGATAATTCAAGCTGGGAGGCTGAAAAAAGTTATTTTGTTTGTAATTTATCGTTGGAATCAGGGAAAGAGATAGGGAGGCAATATCAACAGAATGCAATTGTTTATGGAGGAGAGAATAGAGCACCTCAATTGGTTTGGCTAGTATAG
- a CDS encoding NAD-dependent epimerase/dehydratase family protein, with amino-acid sequence MANIFVTGGTGFMGSHIVELLVQQGHQVTVLTSSSSIHPNIQHLQAQIKIVRGDFGNYQLVLEHLKNIDIIVHIAWTTVPKTASENPIYDAQTNIIGSIHLLEAAVKAQVKKVIFVSTGGALYGVPQYTPIDEAHPIRPISAYGISKMAFERYLHFFYQNKGLDYNIFRIANAYGTRQNLTKNQGVIGIWLQKIKENQPIEIWGDGSVVRDYIYVTDVAQIIAKGIAYQGKDKVFNVGSGLGYSLNEILEVCQKVSQKTPSVTYLDGRSFDVPVNILSIQKAQEQLDWQPQISIEKGIEATWDWLISI; translated from the coding sequence ATGGCAAATATATTTGTTACCGGTGGAACAGGCTTTATGGGGTCTCATATTGTTGAATTATTAGTACAACAAGGACACCAGGTTACGGTATTAACATCTAGCTCCAGCATACACCCCAATATCCAACATTTACAAGCTCAAATAAAAATTGTTCGGGGTGATTTTGGCAATTATCAATTGGTTTTGGAACATCTAAAAAACATAGATATCATTGTCCATATTGCTTGGACAACGGTTCCCAAAACAGCTTCCGAAAATCCAATTTATGATGCTCAAACGAATATTATTGGAAGCATACACCTTTTAGAAGCTGCGGTAAAAGCCCAAGTCAAAAAAGTAATTTTTGTATCTACAGGCGGCGCACTCTACGGCGTCCCCCAATATACTCCTATTGACGAGGCACATCCCATTCGTCCAATTTCTGCTTATGGTATTTCAAAGATGGCTTTTGAACGTTATTTGCATTTCTTTTATCAAAATAAAGGTTTAGATTATAACATCTTTAGAATTGCCAACGCTTATGGCACCCGTCAAAATCTAACTAAAAACCAAGGAGTAATAGGCATTTGGTTGCAAAAAATAAAAGAAAATCAGCCTATTGAAATTTGGGGCGATGGTTCCGTAGTCCGTGATTATATTTATGTAACAGATGTAGCTCAAATTATTGCCAAAGGAATTGCATATCAAGGCAAAGACAAAGTATTTAATGTAGGTTCTGGGCTAGGATATTCTTTAAATGAAATTTTGGAAGTTTGCCAAAAAGTAAGCCAAAAAACACCAAGTGTTACTTATTTAGATGGTCGTAGTTTTGATGTTCCTGTTAATATTTTATCTATTCAAAAAGCACAAGAACAACTTGATTGGCAACCTCAAATTTCGATTGAAAAAGGAATTGAAGCTACTTGGGACTGGTTAATTTCTATATAA
- a CDS encoding glycosyltransferase encodes MKDILVSVIIPAYKAGQYIEETIQGVLNQTHDNFELIIVDDGSPDNQAEVIAPIAASDNRIQYIKQKNGGVSSARNHGFRLSKGDFLAFLDADDIWLPNNLEVKLAKFATDKAFGLVHSDMAIMDGNSQLTGETKSGKEGYILDDLLSWNGTCVPTPSSILVRREVVEKVGGFDLELSNAADQEFFFRVAKDYKIGRVPEVTWWYRVHDNNMHSNIPVMEKDALLAYQRAEENKLFKSKAFRNQCFANMYLIMGASWWGDGHNKSKGMQYLLKAITTHPPAVGKVFKKLFS; translated from the coding sequence ATGAAAGACATTTTAGTTTCTGTAATCATACCAGCCTACAAAGCAGGGCAATACATCGAAGAGACCATCCAAGGGGTTTTAAATCAAACCCATGATAATTTTGAATTAATTATTGTAGACGATGGTTCGCCTGACAATCAAGCAGAAGTTATTGCACCTATTGCTGCCTCAGACAATCGCATTCAGTATATCAAGCAAAAAAATGGCGGTGTTTCTTCTGCTAGAAATCATGGTTTTAGGCTGTCTAAAGGCGATTTTTTAGCTTTTCTAGATGCAGATGATATTTGGCTGCCGAATAATCTAGAGGTAAAATTGGCTAAATTTGCCACCGACAAAGCATTTGGTTTGGTTCATTCAGATATGGCGATTATGGATGGCAATTCACAATTAACTGGGGAGACCAAAAGCGGGAAAGAAGGATATATTTTGGATGATTTATTGTCGTGGAATGGTACTTGTGTTCCTACTCCAAGTAGTATTTTAGTGCGACGAGAAGTCGTAGAAAAAGTTGGTGGCTTCGACCTAGAATTATCCAATGCTGCCGACCAAGAATTTTTCTTTCGAGTTGCCAAAGATTATAAAATAGGTCGAGTACCTGAGGTCACTTGGTGGTATCGAGTACATGACAACAATATGCATAGCAACATTCCTGTTATGGAAAAAGATGCCTTACTCGCCTATCAAAGAGCCGAAGAAAACAAATTATTTAAATCAAAAGCATTTCGAAATCAGTGTTTTGCCAACATGTATTTAATTATGGGGGCTTCTTGGTGGGGAGATGGCCACAATAAGTCCAAAGGAATGCAATATTTATTAAAAGCCATTACTACCCATCCACCCGCTGTTGGAAAAGTATTTAAAAAGCTGTTTTCTTAA
- a CDS encoding T9SS type A sorting domain-containing protein, whose amino-acid sequence MQKKIFYTLLCCIISNLCAAQNYTSFDFNNGLWEEEYYHMQHQRSRYNYYIDGDTVINNLTYQKLYRIGELTYSYGTTYASWHSFSTNMGFIREDNNKKVYHLQGNIEERLYDFDIALGDTVSIPTIAYSYDSAIVVAVDSVFICSTMRQRYKLDPIGTQLMHDLYWTEGIGSSHGLIPRYSWFESGVIHVCYSDSTCATPCSNFLSTMKVKSQHSKLATVYPNPSSEKSIIQLNNEATTTKIQVINNIGQVILNKRTNNQEEQLDLSSWPIGLYVIKLEYDQYIETHFLIKE is encoded by the coding sequence ATGCAAAAAAAAATCTTTTACACACTTTTATGTTGTATAATTAGTAACTTGTGTGCCGCCCAAAACTATACCTCTTTTGATTTTAACAATGGTCTGTGGGAAGAAGAATATTATCACATGCAACATCAACGTTCTAGGTATAATTACTATATAGATGGGGACACGGTCATCAATAACCTTACTTATCAAAAATTATACAGGATTGGAGAACTTACCTATTCTTACGGAACAACGTATGCTTCATGGCATAGTTTTTCTACCAATATGGGCTTTATCCGAGAAGATAATAACAAAAAAGTGTACCACTTACAGGGTAATATAGAAGAACGTTTATATGATTTTGACATAGCATTAGGGGATACCGTTTCAATTCCTACAATTGCATACTCGTATGATAGTGCTATTGTGGTTGCTGTAGATAGTGTTTTTATTTGCTCTACCATGCGCCAGCGTTATAAATTAGATCCTATTGGAACACAGTTAATGCATGATCTCTATTGGACAGAAGGCATTGGCAGTTCTCATGGTCTTATTCCTAGGTATAGCTGGTTTGAGAGTGGGGTGATACATGTTTGTTACTCAGATAGCACTTGTGCTACTCCTTGCTCAAACTTTCTGTCTACTATGAAAGTAAAAAGTCAACACTCAAAACTAGCTACGGTATATCCCAACCCAAGTTCTGAAAAGAGCATTATTCAGCTTAACAACGAAGCTACTACGACTAAAATTCAAGTGATCAACAATATTGGGCAAGTCATCTTAAATAAAAGGACTAATAACCAAGAAGAACAACTTGATTTGAGTAGTTGGCCGATAGGTCTTTATGTTATTAAATTAGAATACGACCAATATATAGAAACACATTTTTTAATCAAAGAATAA
- the wecB gene encoding non-hydrolyzing UDP-N-acetylglucosamine 2-epimerase, which produces MKITLVAGARPNFMKIAPIIHAIKKSNAAHNSGIEYRLIHTGQHYDQKLSQYFFDDLNIPHPDANLEVGSGSHAVQTAKIMIAFEQELLANPCDYLLVVGDVNSTLACTLVAKKMGITVIHVEAGLRSYDLSMPEEINRMATDAIADIFFTTTPEAGYKLTKMGCDTDRIYFVGNVMIDSLISNLQRLQQPSVWKDLNLKGGDYYLMTLHRPSNVDEEKNLQQLIALLGEQAADKPILFPAHPRTQKQLQAIGLPDNVHMVEPMRYLEFIYMVKNAFAVLTDSGGIQEETTYLGVPCFTLRENTERPETITVGTNELIGTNPDHIIKAFKILKSGNWKKGKIPLLWDGHASNRIVEELLGM; this is translated from the coding sequence ATGAAAATTACATTAGTAGCGGGAGCTCGACCTAACTTTATGAAAATAGCTCCTATTATTCATGCTATCAAAAAGTCCAATGCAGCGCATAATTCAGGTATTGAATATCGCTTGATTCATACAGGACAACACTATGATCAAAAGTTAAGTCAATATTTCTTTGATGACCTCAACATCCCTCATCCTGACGCCAATTTAGAAGTAGGTTCTGGCAGCCATGCGGTACAAACGGCCAAAATTATGATTGCTTTTGAACAAGAATTATTGGCCAATCCTTGTGATTATTTGTTGGTTGTTGGTGATGTTAACTCTACCTTAGCATGTACGTTGGTTGCTAAGAAAATGGGAATTACAGTTATCCATGTAGAAGCGGGGTTGCGGTCTTATGACTTGAGCATGCCTGAAGAAATTAATCGTATGGCAACAGATGCCATTGCAGATATTTTCTTTACGACAACACCTGAAGCAGGTTATAAACTAACTAAAATGGGTTGCGATACAGATCGCATTTATTTTGTAGGCAATGTTATGATCGACTCTCTTATTAGCAACCTTCAACGATTGCAACAACCTTCGGTTTGGAAGGATTTGAATTTAAAAGGAGGAGATTATTATTTAATGACCTTGCACCGTCCTTCTAATGTAGACGAAGAAAAGAACTTACAGCAACTCATTGCGCTGCTAGGAGAACAAGCTGCTGACAAACCTATTCTTTTTCCAGCACATCCTCGTACACAAAAACAATTGCAAGCAATTGGACTCCCTGACAATGTGCACATGGTAGAACCAATGCGATATTTAGAGTTTATTTACATGGTCAAAAATGCATTTGCTGTATTGACTGATTCTGGAGGGATTCAAGAAGAAACCACCTATTTAGGTGTTCCTTGCTTTACATTGCGAGAAAATACAGAGCGACCAGAAACCATTACAGTAGGCACCAACGAATTGATTGGAACCAATCCTGATCATATTATTAAAGCCTTCAAAATACTAAAATCAGGCAATTGGAAAAAAGGAAAAATTCCTTTGTTGTGGGATGGTCATGCCTCCAATAGAATTGTGGAAGAACTGCTAGGAATGTAA
- a CDS encoding glycosyltransferase family 2 protein: MLIDILIPTYNRSEDLIYNLTLIQEELIQHQLLDKVKVIISDNCSPDNTQAATKEFLTQKNANFVVDYYRTEENIGLEKNAVHVLSKASSDFVMFLGDDDYLDKGYLNYCVEKINRVENLGCIITGIVQIDNNLKVIGHPRPTDFEEVVGDAGYASMLKYSHLGHQLSGLLLKRNNLLEEYLATKENRNIYLFIYFVTNRIEKYTVIYVPKFKTQVKILNAKDWDYNQLGLLDEVFKSYYPFITTQGEEKVKNLLIHFCRLHSYRFGIKKGQPNRLYQQYKKLLSIVPPLKNFAQELRTLLLKEYILLFIRK; encoded by the coding sequence ATGCTAATTGATATTCTTATTCCGACTTATAATCGTTCGGAAGATTTGATTTATAACTTGACACTTATTCAAGAAGAACTGATCCAGCATCAATTGTTGGATAAAGTCAAAGTTATCATCTCAGATAATTGTTCTCCTGATAATACTCAAGCAGCAACCAAAGAATTTTTGACTCAAAAAAATGCTAACTTTGTAGTAGATTATTATCGTACCGAAGAAAATATTGGATTAGAAAAAAATGCCGTTCATGTTCTGAGCAAAGCCAGTAGTGATTTTGTGATGTTCTTGGGAGACGACGATTATTTAGACAAAGGCTACCTTAATTATTGCGTTGAGAAAATTAATCGTGTTGAGAACCTAGGATGTATCATTACTGGAATTGTACAAATTGACAATAACCTCAAGGTAATTGGTCACCCTAGACCTACTGATTTTGAAGAAGTTGTTGGAGATGCAGGCTATGCGTCGATGCTCAAATATTCACATTTGGGACATCAACTATCTGGCTTATTACTCAAACGCAACAATTTATTAGAAGAGTATTTAGCCACCAAAGAGAACCGAAATATCTATTTGTTTATTTATTTTGTGACCAATCGGATTGAAAAATATACGGTTATTTATGTTCCTAAATTTAAAACTCAAGTTAAAATTTTAAATGCAAAAGATTGGGATTATAACCAACTAGGGCTTTTGGACGAAGTATTCAAATCATATTATCCTTTTATAACCACTCAAGGAGAAGAGAAAGTGAAAAATCTTTTGATTCATTTTTGTCGATTGCACTCCTATCGTTTTGGTATAAAAAAAGGACAACCAAATCGCTTGTATCAACAATATAAAAAGCTATTGAGTATTGTGCCTCCATTAAAGAATTTTGCCCAAGAGTTAAGAACCTTACTTTTGAAAGAATATATCCTTTTGTTTATTAGAAAATAA
- a CDS encoding dTDP-4-dehydrorhamnose 3,5-epimerase family protein: MEQINTLLKDVQIIKSPAFFDERGGFIKLFNQQAPILEQYEIKQVNFVQNKQKGIIRGLHYQTGTFAESKFFRVLTGRIQLAFVDLRQAPFNHQKASTFILDSPDIGVLVPRGFATGYLTLEENTDVLYYSDNVYEPSAEQGLRWNDPLFKIQWLTFQPNLSQKDKAWANFATTI; the protein is encoded by the coding sequence ATGGAGCAAATCAATACTTTACTAAAAGATGTACAGATTATCAAAAGCCCTGCTTTTTTTGATGAAAGAGGTGGTTTTATCAAGCTTTTTAATCAACAAGCTCCTATTTTAGAGCAGTATGAGATAAAGCAAGTTAACTTTGTGCAAAATAAACAAAAAGGTATTATTAGAGGATTGCATTATCAAACGGGAACATTTGCGGAATCAAAATTTTTTCGAGTCTTGACTGGGAGAATACAATTGGCTTTTGTTGATTTGAGACAAGCTCCTTTTAACCATCAAAAGGCGAGTACATTTATCTTAGACAGTCCTGATATAGGAGTTTTGGTTCCTAGAGGCTTTGCCACAGGTTATCTTACGTTAGAAGAAAACACAGATGTCCTATACTATTCTGACAATGTCTACGAGCCTTCTGCTGAACAAGGGCTTCGTTGGAACGATCCTCTTTTTAAAATACAGTGGCTAACCTTTCAACCCAATTTATCACAAAAAGACAAAGCTTGGGCTAACTTTGCTACTACTATTTAA
- a CDS encoding NAD(P)-dependent oxidoreductase, with translation MKIAIIGATSFLGKTLISELKEGQHDLHLFSRINSFDWMPSLSWTCYNYPSIALDYPLLMEFDIIYYCAGAGIQPKHQDNNQQIYELNAFEPIRLATALKDNNYKGKLITFGSYFEIGNHSEDRSYTEKELVTHTNPLPNAYCTAKNLLTRFVDTELRTPHNLPFVFQHFVLTNIYGATENDNRLIPYIIQSSLKKEPLSFTAGTQQRQYTHIRDVTYFLNEHINNNQSGIFNLTTNTVISVREMIEKVLQVIEEELEIVPQANFGTVDKRDISMKYLALNTSHLQNCFNFDPQISLEQGIREYIILYTRTA, from the coding sequence ATGAAGATTGCTATTATTGGTGCGACATCCTTCTTAGGAAAAACACTTATCTCTGAACTAAAAGAAGGTCAACACGACTTGCATTTGTTTAGTAGAATCAATTCTTTTGATTGGATGCCAAGTCTTTCTTGGACTTGTTACAATTATCCTTCTATCGCTTTAGACTATCCCCTATTAATGGAATTTGATATAATTTATTATTGTGCAGGAGCAGGAATACAACCCAAACACCAAGACAATAACCAACAAATTTATGAACTCAATGCCTTTGAACCCATTCGACTAGCAACGGCATTAAAAGATAACAACTACAAAGGTAAGTTGATTACGTTTGGCTCCTATTTTGAGATTGGCAATCACTCCGAAGATCGTTCTTATACAGAAAAAGAACTGGTCACCCATACCAACCCCCTACCCAATGCTTATTGTACTGCCAAAAATCTATTAACTCGTTTTGTAGACACCGAGTTGCGAACACCGCACAATTTGCCATTTGTTTTTCAACACTTTGTACTAACCAACATTTATGGAGCAACAGAAAATGACAATCGATTGATTCCTTACATCATTCAAAGTAGCCTAAAAAAAGAACCTCTTAGCTTTACTGCAGGAACACAACAACGCCAATATACGCACATAAGAGATGTTACTTATTTTTTAAACGAGCATATTAATAATAATCAATCAGGTATTTTTAATCTTACAACGAATACCGTTATTAGTGTCCGAGAAATGATTGAAAAAGTCCTTCAAGTAATCGAAGAAGAGTTGGAGATCGTACCGCAAGCAAATTTTGGCACGGTAGATAAAAGAGATATCAGTATGAAATACTTAGCTTTAAATACTTCTCATCTACAAAATTGTTTTAATTTTGACCCTCAAATTAGTCTAGAACAAGGTATTAGAGAATATATTATATTATATACTCGAACAGCATAA